Genomic DNA from uncultured Desulfuromusa sp.:
TATTTATCAATAAATCCTGTTAATCCTCAGCCACGGTTGATCAAACAGGTTGTCGCATGTCTGCAACAGGGAGGTGTGATAATCTATCCAACGGATACGACTTATGGGATCGGTTGTGATATCTTTAATCGTAAAGGGATTAAAAAAATCTTTCAGCTAAAAAAGCGTGATCAGCGTAAGCCTTTTTCTTTTATCTGTAACGACCTTGCTGAAATCTCCAATTATGCGCAAGTCAGCAATTTCGCTTTTAAAATTATGAAGAGGCATCTCCCTGGTGCTTTTACCTTTGTTCTGGAAGCAACAAAGATTGTTCCCGACTCCCTCAGCACAAAACAAAAAACAGTTGGTGTCCGTATTCCCGAGAATGCCATTTGTCATGCAATCGTTAAAGAACTCGGCCATCCACTCGTGACGACCAGTGCTAATACCTCAGGGGAAGATACTCCTCAGGACCCACTGGAAATAGAAGAGAAGATGGGGCGGTATGTTGATTTTGTCATTGATGGTGGTATTTCCATGGAAGAAGCCTCAACCGTTATCAGTTTGCTTGATGATCAGATAGAGGTCATTCGTCAGGGAAGTGGAGATACTTCCTGGATCGAATGATTTATTCAGTCAGGGCACTGTGTTTAGCTGGTTTTAATTGTGGAGTCTGCCAACGTGCAACCTGATTTTTGTCATCTTACCTCTTTTATCAAGATCAATCCTGAATTAAAGTTGCTCATTTCCAATATCCTGACAAGTAACGATAACTTTTGGATTGTTGGTGGGTGCTTGCGTAACTCACTTCTTCATTTACCCCAAGTTGATATTGACTTAGCTTGCTCCGGCGACCCGACATCCTTGGCACAGTCCTGGAGCAAAGAAATTTCAGGACATTGGTTTTGGCTCGACTCGAAGCGGCAGCAGAGCCGGGTTTTGCTGCAATCGGGATTGACGTTGGATTTTGCCCCTTTGCGGTCTACAACAATCATTAAAGATCTGTATCTAAGAGATTTTACAGTGAATGCGCTCGCTCTTCCTGTTGATGAATCCTTCCCAGATTGTCAATATCTTGATCCCTTAAATGGCATTAAGCACCTCGAGGAAAAACGGCTTTATTGTTGTTCACCTCAAAGTTTTACAGATGATCCTCTCCGTATGTTGAAGGGGATCAGACACGCTGTCACCCTTGATTTTGAACTTTCAGAGGAGACTCTGAAAAGAATGTACTATTCAAGAGAACTCCTTGAGAATTCAGCCGGTGAAAGAATACGAGATGAATTAGGGAAAATCTTCAATTCTGCCAACGCCGTCAAGGGGGTAGATCTCCTCATTTCAACCGGAATATTTGACGTTCTTTTTGGGTCTGGAGGAGGAAATTGGGATGGTCATGCTGCAATCGAAAAAATAGGTGATCTCAATGAGAAAATTGATGCAATAGGGTTAACAGATATAGAAACCCTTCTGATGATAAAGAAGAATGGCACCTTTTCTCTCCGGGCTATTTTTTTATTTTCTCTATTGGTAAAGATCTACAATCCGGAAAATCTGGATGAATTGCTGCAAAAACGATTACGTCTGAGTCGTCGACAGAAGCTATTGATTGTTGCCCTTCAGACCGAGCTCGGCGTGGAGACTGTTTCGTTGCTAGAGATGATAGAAGGGCAGCGAAGACAAGCATTATTAGCTGAACAGCTGGGACCTTTCTACCTTGAAAAAATTCTGTTCTGGGGTGTTTGTCAAAATCACGTGACTCTTGACCGGCTGATTGAGGTGCAGAAATCATTTCTCAAAGAACAGCATTTAGAACATGTTCCTGCCCTGCTCAATGGTCGGCGGATTTCATCACTTTCAGGCTGTCAGCTTGGTCCCAAGATCGGAGCCTGGCAGAATAAGTTAAAACTAGCTGAAATTAAAGGAGAAATAACAACCATTTCGGAAGCAGAAAAGTGGCTGAAAAATAAATTATCATTTGACAAAAAAGAAGCCTAATCACTATACTGCGCAGCACGAATGCGGGAGTAACTCAGTTGGTAGAGTGTCAGCTTCCCAAGCTGAATGTCGCGAGTTCGAGCCTCGTCTTCCGCTCCAATAAAAAATCGCCCTGGATCTTTGATCTGGGGCTTTTTACTCTGTGGCGATGGTTTCTTTTTATGCCGGCAGTCGTTATAGTAGGATGATGAATAATTTTGAAATCAATTGCCCTCAATGTGGCAAAAAAACGATTTGGAACGAAAATCCATCACGACCATTTTGCTCAGAAAGATGCCGTATGATTGACCTTGGCTGCTGGGCCAGTGAGGAATATAGTGTTGACGGTGGTCGGGCTCCGCAAGCGGAGCAAGATTCTTAAATTTCAGGAGATAATATGTATCACTTGACGATTTTAACTCATTTTGCTGCAGCGCATAACCTTTTGAATTATCAGGGCGACTGTGAAAATTTACATGGACATAACTGGAAAGTTGAAGTGACCGTCAAGACTGAAAACCTGGATCAGGCAGGGCTTGGTATAGACTTCAAAATTTTGAAAAGACATACAAAAGAGATTATGAACTATCTAGATCATAAATATCTCAACGATTTAGAGGCATTTAAAGGAATCAGCCCTTCATCGGAGCATATTTCCAAGTTTGTTTATGATCGACTGGCTGAAAGCCTAGCTTCTTACGATGTAAGTTTAGAAAAAATAACTGTCTGGGAATCGGATAATGCTTACGCCACTTATACCCAAAGCTGATCTGCTTGAAATTTTTTCTTCAATTCAGGGGGAGGGAGTTCTGGTTGGCACCCGACAGATTTTTCTGCGCTTTCCCGATTGTCATTTAAATTGTCGTTATTGTGATACCGATTTTTTGAAAACTGAAAATTGTCAGGTTGAATCAGTTCCCGGATCCGGGGATATGGCTCCCCTTGAAAATCCCGTAGACTTTGTCAAAGTAAAGCAATTGCTGGAATCGTGGAATTCTGAATTGCCATCATCTCATCACTCCATCAGTATAACCGGCGGAGAGCCTTTGCTTCACAAAAATATTTTATTAACCTGGCTCCCGGAGCTTAGAAAAATATTACCGATTTATCTGGAAACGAACGGAATGCTTCCTGACGAACTGGAGCCATTAATTCAGTATATCGATTGGGTTTCGATGGACATAAAGCTTCATTCTCAAACGGGTTCAAGGACAGAATGGGATATTCACCGACAGTTTTTGGAAATAGCGAATCAAACGGATTGCTATGTCAAACTTGTTGTTGGGGATAATACTCCCGATCTGGAATTGCAGCTGGCAGCAGATCTCGTCTCTACAATTTCAAAATATATCCCGATTGTTTTACAACCGGTGACTGTGGAAGGGCAGGTTAGGGTCTCTACAAAAAGATTATTACAGATGCAGGCGCTTATTGCGGACACGAATCCAAACGTGAGGGTCATTCCGCAAACCCATAGATTTATGGGGGTTCTGTAGTTGTTTTTGCATCTCTCTATGCATCATCGTGAGAGAATTTATTTATGAGTTTTTCCATAACCAGAGGCGGGACGAACTTACTGATATCACCACCAAGTCGCCCGACTTCTTTCACAATTGATGAACTCAGATAGGCAAATTTGGGTGAAGTCATCATGAACAGTGTTTCTACTTGCTGACAGACGGTGTGGTTCATTTGCGCCAATTGGAATTCGAATTCAAAGTCGGTAACTGCCCTTAATCCTCGTAAAATCACCCTTGATTTTTTTTCAACGACATAATTAACAAGTAAGCCATCGAAAGTTTCTACCCGGAGCCGGGGATTGTCTGCAGTTAAACTCCTCAGGATATCAACGCGCTCTTCGACAGTGAACAGGCTGTTTTTGTCGGAGTTATTGGCAACGGCAATAATGACCGTGTCAAAAATTTCCAGTCCACGCTGAGCGATATCCAAATGCCCATTGGTGAAAGGGTCAAAAGATCCAGGATATATTGCAATGTGACGATTCATGGGAGTCCCTAAAATAAACAAAGAAAGTGGATTTTTGTTGATCCGTAGATTCTTTCATCAATGAGTTTCAAAGTTTTAAAATCATTCAATGTTTCAGCTCTGGAAGTTTCGGCACAGATTATTCCATTTTCGGCGATGAGATTCAAGTGCTCTATCTTTTCTATTGTTGAGGAAATGAGGTTTAGATTGTAAGGGGGATCCAAAAGGATTAAATCAAATGGGGCAGAATGAACGAGTTGCGGCAGTGCAGTGAAAACATTCTGTTTAACGACTTTGGCCTTTGATTCAAACCGGCAGCGTTTAATATTTTCATTCATGACTTGAATCGCATATTCATCTGCATCAATCAAAACCGCGCTTTTGGCACCACGACTCAATGCTTCCAGTGATTGTGCTCCACTTCCGGCGAACAATTCGAGAATATTCAATTCCGTGAAAGATCCCAATTTGCTGGTCAGAATACTGAAAATAGCTTCACGAACACGATCCGGGGTGGGGCGAATGTTTTTCCCTTGAAATGGAGCCAACTGTCTTCCGCGAGCAGATCCACTGATGATACGCATTTTATTCAGATCTCTCAAGGTGGTCCCTGAAACCATCAACTGTTGTCAATAGTTGCAAAGGGAGGGGATGGTCAACTTTGCAGGCGAGGCCAACAATTCGCTTCAATTTGATATCACTGATGTTCCGGGTCACAATGTCAGGACGACGGACCGTTGAGTGGCTTGGAACCAGGGAAATTCCCATCCCGGAGGCAACCAGATCAAGCGCATATTCCTCATTACTGAATGTTGCTTTGGTGTTTATTCTTATTCCTTGATCCTGTATAGCAAAGTGCCAGGAATCAAAAGCATCACAAAAGGTTCTACTGATAAAGGGGACATTATCAATTTGCCGTAGACGAACGGATTCATAGCTTGCCAAAGGATGGTCTTTGGGTAATGCAAGAACATATTTATCCTCCCAAAGTTTATGAAAGCTTTCGTCCGCCAAGGCCATTGTACTTGAAATAATTCTGGCGTCTGCCGCTTCATTCCAGTCTGCAATTGTGAGATCTAACCCTTCGATCGTCGTTAGAAGTTTTTTGATGAGCCAACTGATTCTCTCTCCAGATAAAAAAGGCATGACAGCTATTTTAAGAGGCAGGCACTCAGGCTGTTCCTGAAATAGTTTTTGCATTTTATGAATATCATTCAGAACTTTTTGGGCATGCGGAAAAAGTGCATTGGCTGCTTGAGTCGGACTCACCCCCTTGGAATGGCGAAT
This window encodes:
- a CDS encoding L-threonylcarbamoyladenylate synthase, encoding MYLSINPVNPQPRLIKQVVACLQQGGVIIYPTDTTYGIGCDIFNRKGIKKIFQLKKRDQRKPFSFICNDLAEISNYAQVSNFAFKIMKRHLPGAFTFVLEATKIVPDSLSTKQKTVGVRIPENAICHAIVKELGHPLVTTSANTSGEDTPQDPLEIEEKMGRYVDFVIDGGISMEEASTVISLLDDQIEVIRQGSGDTSWIE
- a CDS encoding DNA gyrase inhibitor YacG, producing MNNFEINCPQCGKKTIWNENPSRPFCSERCRMIDLGCWASEEYSVDGGRAPQAEQDS
- the queD gene encoding 6-carboxytetrahydropterin synthase QueD; the protein is MYHLTILTHFAAAHNLLNYQGDCENLHGHNWKVEVTVKTENLDQAGLGIDFKILKRHTKEIMNYLDHKYLNDLEAFKGISPSSEHISKFVYDRLAESLASYDVSLEKITVWESDNAYATYTQS
- a CDS encoding 7-carboxy-7-deazaguanine synthase QueE; the encoded protein is MLTPLIPKADLLEIFSSIQGEGVLVGTRQIFLRFPDCHLNCRYCDTDFLKTENCQVESVPGSGDMAPLENPVDFVKVKQLLESWNSELPSSHHSISITGGEPLLHKNILLTWLPELRKILPIYLETNGMLPDELEPLIQYIDWVSMDIKLHSQTGSRTEWDIHRQFLEIANQTDCYVKLVVGDNTPDLELQLAADLVSTISKYIPIVLQPVTVEGQVRVSTKRLLQMQALIADTNPNVRVIPQTHRFMGVL
- the coaD gene encoding pantetheine-phosphate adenylyltransferase; the encoded protein is MNRHIAIYPGSFDPFTNGHLDIAQRGLEIFDTVIIAVANNSDKNSLFTVEERVDILRSLTADNPRLRVETFDGLLVNYVVEKKSRVILRGLRAVTDFEFEFQLAQMNHTVCQQVETLFMMTSPKFAYLSSSIVKEVGRLGGDISKFVPPLVMEKLINKFSHDDA
- the rsmD gene encoding 16S rRNA (guanine(966)-N(2))-methyltransferase RsmD, with the protein product MRIISGSARGRQLAPFQGKNIRPTPDRVREAIFSILTSKLGSFTELNILELFAGSGAQSLEALSRGAKSAVLIDADEYAIQVMNENIKRCRFESKAKVVKQNVFTALPQLVHSAPFDLILLDPPYNLNLISSTIEKIEHLNLIAENGIICAETSRAETLNDFKTLKLIDERIYGSTKIHFLCLF
- a CDS encoding LysR family transcriptional regulator, which codes for MDFRALRYFISVYEELSLSAAARRCYVAQPSISAAIQQLETELGRQLFIRHSKGVSPTQAANALFPHAQKVLNDIHKMQKLFQEQPECLPLKIAVMPFLSGERISWLIKKLLTTIEGLDLTIADWNEAADARIISSTMALADESFHKLWEDKYVLALPKDHPLASYESVRLRQIDNVPFISRTFCDAFDSWHFAIQDQGIRINTKATFSNEEYALDLVASGMGISLVPSHSTVRRPDIVTRNISDIKLKRIVGLACKVDHPLPLQLLTTVDGFRDHLERSE